DNA sequence from the Sphingomonas bisphenolicum genome:
GAGAAGCCGTCCCCTTCGCGCGGACCATAAGCGATGCGGCCGGACTCGCCAAAGCGGGCGGTCAGGCGGTCGCGGACATTGGCAAGCCCGATGCCGCTGCCGCTGTCCGACAGGCTGGGCGGATTGTCGCCATCGTCGGTGACGGCGATGTGCATCAGGCCGCCATCCTCGCGCGCGGTGATGCGGATCTCGACCGGGCTGGAGGTGCGCGAGACGCCATATTTGATCGCATTCTCGACCAGCGGCTGGAGGATGAGACCGGGGACGCAGGCGCTCATCAGCGCGGGCGGGATGTCGATCACCGTGTGGAGCCGGTCGGGGAAGCGCACCGCTTCGATATCGAGATAGAGTTTCTGGAGATGCACCTCCTCCTCCAGCGGAACGTCGTCGAGCGGGTCGCCGGTCAGGCTAGTGCGGTAGAAGTTGGAGAGCGACATGATCATCTGTTCCGCTTCGTCCGGGCGGTTGCGCATGACCAAGGTGGATAGCGAGTTGAGCGTATTGAACAGGAAATGCGGATTGACCTGATAGCGTAGCGAGCGCAGTTCGGCCTGCTGGGCAGCCTTTTCCAGCCGTGCGGCGCGGCGTTCGGTGCGATGGGCTTCGCTGGCATAGGACAGGGCCAGATAGAGGCCCGCCCAGGCGGCGAGGAAGAAATAGCGGCTGAGCGCGTCCTCCACGATCGAGACGAGGAGATAGCCCTGCTCCTTGGTCATCTTAATCATCTCGCCTTCGGAGATGAAATTGCCCGGATCATAGACGTTGAAGATATAGTAGTTGGCTGCCGCCATGGCGAGTGCGAAGGGAGCTGCGAGCGAGAAGGCGGCGACGATTCTGATACTCAGCGGCTTCGCGTCGAAGCGCCGCAGCGCCAGATAGAGTATCCAGGTCACGATGATGCCGATCACGGTGACGATGATGCGGCGGACCGCCATCTCCCCTTGTGATTCGAAGCCTACGATCGCGGCCCGGAGCGACACCAACAAGGCGTAGAAAAACCAGAAGCCCAGGATGGAATAGAGTGCGATCGGCGGCGCCACGCCGCGATCGCCGTCTTCGGGAAGATCAGTCATAGCCTCTGTCTACCCCCCGCCGCGGCGAAAGTCTGTAGGCCACCCGGTTACTGGTCGAACTGGCGGCGGCGTTTGTCGAAGGGGGCCGGGGCGAGGATGTGCGGAACCGCGTCGCCGCGCCGTCCGTTGATCCCGTCAGATGCAGGAGAGAGACATGACGGACGATAATAAGACAGACATGCGTCCCAACAGTCGCGAGGAAGCCGGCGACGCGCGTGAGAGCGATGCGCAGGACCATGTGCTGGATCATGACGAAAAGCGAGACGAAAGCCTGAAGGATTCGATGGATGCATCCGATCCGCCATCGACCACCAAGCCTGGCGACAAGGGCGATCCGGTGCCGTCGTCCGGCTACAAGGAAGGCGAGGATCAATAGCTACGGCGAAACGAACATGCTATTCAGAGGGTGGTAGAGCGAAACCGCCGCCACCGCGAGAGAGGAGCTTCACATCCATGCCGACATCCACCACCCCCGCCATCGAGCGTATCGCCCGCGTCCTGGCCGGTCGCCAGTTGAGCCTGAACGGCGGCGGCAGCGATCCCCATGCGGCCGGCGCAGTGGATGCGGCCTGGCCGGCACATGTCGATGACGCCTATGCCATCCTCCATACGCTGCGCGAGCCCGATGCGCAGATGGCGCAGGCGGGCGATGTCGGGGTGTGGCGCGCGATGATCGGCGCGGTGCTGGAGCGACGCGCGGGCGCCTGAACCGGCACCCGACATTAACGGCTTTCCGACAACTGGCGTTGGCCGCCGTCGCGCGTTATGACGGGCGGTGAGCCGATGCTGAAGATCAAGATCCAGATTTATTGCGGTGACCAAATCGCCATGGGGCCGGGCAAGGCCGACCTGCTCGACGCGATCGCGGCCGAGGGGTCGATTTCCGCTGCCGGGCGCAAGCTGGGCATGAGTTACCGCCGCTGCTGGCTGCTGGTGGACGTAATGAACCGATGCTGGGCGCAGCCGCTGGTGGCGACGTCGAGCGAGGGAGCCCGACTGACAGAGATGGGCGTGACGGTACTGCGCGACTATCGGGCCTTGCAGCAGGCTGCATCGGATGCGGGCGACGAAGGCTGGCCGACGCTGGAACGGCGGTTGCGGGCCGAACCACTGGCCGCCCAGGCAGCGGAATAAGATTTCGGTAAGGCGGATGGGGCATGAGGGCCGTGGAGGCTTTCATCATGTACGACATCAATTTTCGCCACGATATCAACCTGCTCGACATAAGTTGGCATGGCCTGTTCAGCGGCGAAGCCGTGGCCGCCTATGCGCGGGAGGTGAGGGCGCGGTTCGTGACCGAGGGGTTTTCGCCCGGCTATCGATTGCGCATGGACATGCGCCGCAGCGCGGTGCAGCCGCAGGACGCGGTGGCGGCGTTTCGCGAACATCTGGGCGAAGGGCTGTTTCCCCGGGCGTCGCGCATCGCGATCGTCACGCCAAGCGCCATCGCGAAATTGCAGGTGCGGCGGGAAATGACCCAGTCCTATCTGCGCATCTTCGCTGACGCGGACGAGGCGTTCGTCTGGCTAATGGAAGTCCAGACGGCAGCGGCCTGAAGACCGAAAGCGACGGCGAGTAAGACGGTTGTTTCATCTTTTTGGGGCTATATCCGAATATATATAGCACGTCCCTTGCAGCCGGTTTATCGATCCCGCGAATCATGGGGGATGACAGGGTGGCGACGGGGATGAAGATGGCGGCGGCGGTCCTGATGGGATCGGCCGCCTTGACCGGCGGCATGGCGCAGGCTGCGGAAGGCGATGCGGGCGACGGCGCGATCGTCGTCGTGACGGCGCGGTTGCGCGAGGAAGACCCGCAGCAGGTGCCCGCCGCGCTCAGCATCGTCAGTGGCGAGGAACTGACCCGCACCTATACGGTCAATGTCAGCCAGTTGAGCCAGTTGGTGCCGGCGCTCAATTATTCGTCCGCCAATCCCCGCAACACCGCCTTCACCATTCGCGGGCTGGGGTCGAGCGTGGTGGCGGTGAGCCAGGCCAATGACGGGCTGGAGCCGGGCGTGGGTTTCTATGTCGATGGCGTCTATCATGCCCGGCCGGCGACGGCGGCGTTCGACTTCACCGATATCGAGCGGGTCGAGGTGCTGCGCGGGCCGCAGGGGACGTTGTTCGGCAAGAACACGACAGCGGGCGCGATCAACATCCTGTCGAAAAAGCCCGGTTTCGACTGGGGCGGGGAAGCGGAACTATCCTATGGCAGCCGCAATTTCCGGCAGGCCAGGGCGGCGGTGACGGGACCGGTCGCCGGGGACGTGCTGGCGTTCCGCCTGTCGGGATCGGTGACGCGGCAGGACGGTTCCATCCGCAATATCGTGCGGGACGAGGATCAGAATGAAATCCATAATGACGCGATCCGCGGGCAATTGCTGTTCGCGCCATCGGACGATTTTTCGCTGCGGCTGATCGGCGACTGGTCGAATTTCAAGAATAACTGCTGCGCGCAGGTGCATGTGCGCGTTGCGCCGACGCTCAAGCCCGCCGCCCAGCAATATGCCGCGCTGGCCGCCAACGCGCCGGGTGGCGCCTATGCTCCGCCGAGCACCAATCCCTATGACCGGGTGACCGACAATGACGCGCCGCTGGGCGTGGACACCAATGAGGGCGGGGTGTCGGGCATCGCCGAGTGGAGGCTGGGCGGCGCGACGCTGACGTCGATCAGCGCCTGGCGCTTCTGGAACTGGGACGCGGGGAACGACCGCGACTATACCGGGCTGCATATCCAGACGACCCAGCATATCCCATCGCGGCAGGACCAGTTTTCCCAGGAATTCCGCATCGGTTCCAACACGCCCGGCAACGTCGACTATGTCGCGGGCCTCTATTATTTCCACCAGAAGATCGTGGGCCATCCTATCAGCATCTATGGGCCGCTGGCGACCTATTGGCTGCTGCCGGGGCGGCCTGCGAACCTGCTGGACGGTTACCAGACCGCCGGGCGTACCGATTTCCGGTCGGAAAGCTTCGGCATTTTCGGCGAGGTGACATGGCGGCCGCTGGCGCGTCTGGCCGTCACTGGCGGCATCCGCTATACCTATGAGGAGAAAGACGGCGTCTATGACGTGACCGCCTTTGGCGGGCTTACCAGCGGACTGACGCCGGCGCTGGTGAGCGACAAGAATTCGATCCTGCGCAGCCAGTCCTATAGCGCCCATCTGGGCGATGGCAGCGCATCGGGCCGGGTGAACATCGCCTATGACCTGACCGACAGGGTGATGGCCTATGCCAGTTTCGCGCGCGGGCAGAAGTCGGGCGGGATCAACATGTCGGGCCTGCCGGTCTATCCCGCCGGTGTGCCGGGCCATGCGTCGGGCGACCCGATCCTGAGCACGGTGACGGTGCGGCCGGAGAAGAACAGCACATGGGAGGGCGGGGTCAAGACCCGGCTGCTGGACGACGCGCTGACCTTCAACATCGACGCCTATTATACCCGCGTCACCGATTTCCAGGCCAATGTGGTGGACAGTGCGGCGGTGATCGCGCTGCGCAGCTATCTGGCCAATATTCCCAAGGTGACGGTCAAGGGGATCGAGTTCGACGCCGCAGCGCGAGTGGGGACACGGCTGACGCTGCGGGCGGCGGGGGCCTATTCGGATGGCGTCTATTCCAGCTATCCCAAGGGACCATGCCCGATCGAGAAGACAGGCAGCGGCACGGCGCAATGCGACCTGTCGGGGCAGGCTATGCCGGGCCTGCCCAAATGGACCGGATCGGCGGGCGGCGAATATCGCCTGCCGGTGTCGATGGCGGGCCGCGAGGGCGAGGTCGTGCTGCGCGCCGACGCGGTGACGCGGACGAAGATTTTCGGTGATGCGACCGGGTCGGCCTATACCGTCATCAAGGGCTATACGCTGGTCAATGGCAGCATCGGCTATCGCACGCCGCGTTGGGAGGTGGCGGTGTTCGCGCGGAACATCTTCGACAAAAATTATATGCAGAACCTGACCGTGCAGGCCGGCAATAGCGGGCTGATCGTCGGCACACCGAGCGATCCGCGCACCATCGGCGTGACGTTGCGCACCGCGCTGGGCGGCTGAGGCGCGCCCCGTGCCTGGTCGCGGGCGCGGGGCTTGGGCGTTGAGATGCCTGCCGAAAATTCCGTTCGCCGCAGTCATGAGATTTTCATGTTGCGCTGCAAAAAGAAATCTGGTCCCTTGTGAACAGCGGTGGAACAGGCCCTTAAGCCTTCAGTAACCATAGAGGGCGCATGTTCCATCCTACGACTTCAAGTCGGAGGGCATGACATGGGTACGAGTGCAAGACCGGCGGATGGGGCTGTAACCCTGGCGGAACTGCGAGAGTTCGCAAGCTTCTCATCCTCCACGCAACGCTATATTCGCCGATCGCTGGATATCGGGCTGCATCGCCGCGACGCGATGAAGCTGTGGTCCCGCGACATGGTCGAGGAAGCCTCCATCCGGGCGCAGGCGCGCATCTATGGACGGCTGGACGAGATCAAGGCGCATGTCCCCGATGACAGCGGTCTGGAGCAGGTGGAGCCGTTCATGGCGCCGCTGGTGACCATCTCCGCCTTCGACCTGGGCCAGGACCGGCTGGGCAGCTTTTCCTCCTACCGCTTCCTCTACGAGCGACTGCTGGGCGCGGGGGCGCGGCCCTGGTTGCCGGGCGCCTTCTGCGCCGCGGCCAGCCTGCCGCACCTCCACCCCGAAAAGCGGCGCGCGCTGCTCCAGTCGATCAGCGAGGCGGCGGCGACGGCGGTGGGCTGGTCCAATCGCGAACCGACCTTCTACCCCGAATGGGTGGAGAAGGTGGATCTTTCCAAGGCGAACTGAGCTGGACCTTTGCGGTCCGGGCTCGTTCGTCTTAACGAAGAGGCCGCGTGGGGAGAGGGCCCTGCGCGGCCTTTTTCATGTCCATGGCGGCGGCGCTGGGCCAACGGCCGGCTTTGACGGGAGGGGTGGATGATCGCGACGATGATGGTGATGGCCGCGCTGGCCCGGGCAAGCGACATCGGCGTCGCCGATCCGCAGCGGCGGGTACTGCTCGACGCGCTGCGGCCGGCGATCGAACGCGACCTGGGGCAGAAAGTGCAATTTGTGGTGCGGACGCTGCGGCGGCAGGACAGATGGGCCTTCGCCCATGTCGTGCCGCAGACGCGGGCCGGCGGGGCGATCGATTTCCGCAAGACGCGCCACGCCGAACGGGTGCGCGAGGGGATATTCGACGGGCCGGACGTCTATGCGCTGCTGGAGCAGAAGGACGGGCGGTGGATGGTGCGGGAGTTCGTGGTCGGGCCGACCGACGTGGCCTATGCGGCCTGGCCCGACGAGTTCGGCGCGCCGGCGGGCTTGTTGCAGTTGCGTACGCCTTAAAGAGTTCAGCGTGCCCGGCAGGGAAGGTGCAAGACTTCAGGGAAAAGGCTCGTCATGGCGCCACCATCGGGTCAGTGGACGGTCCAGCGCCGAAGCCGGCTATGTTGCGACAGGGTTGATCGGCCAATGCTTGAGCGGATGCATAAATTCACGTCGGGCATAGGGAGGGCATTTATGCGCGCGTCGATGTGACGAGTGGGACTGTATCGTCGCGCCTGGACGTTCTTGGGAAGGACTGCATCCGCGCGAACGTCGTTCGATTTATGCCATGTCTTCGTCGGGTGGTCAGGCAACTTCGTGCGGTGAAGGACGCTGACCGACCATTTTTACCGCGCGGTCAGTGGGTGATGGACGCGCCGACGGAACGCCCGCTATGCGCGAGATGCTCTGGACTGGTGTCGTGCCGAAACCAGATCTGTCGTGCCATCTCACATGAGATGGGTTGAGGCCGCGATCCGATCCTCATCCGACAGCTGTTGGTCAGGCAGGATCGTCAGGGCCTTTCGACATCGCGCCGATTTAAGCCGGTCGACGGCTATCGGTGCGAACATCCGCCAGTGGATCAATCACAAATTATATTGATCGTTCGGCAGTGATAAAAATCACTATATTGATTAGCCTGACCGCTTTAGAAAATTGGACAAGCCAAATCCGTCTGCAGAAGCGGTCGTCAAGAGGGGATACCAAATGCGCTATCATGAAGATGTCGCCAAATCGCATAGTCATTTTTTAGGTAGTCGCGCCGCATTGCTGCGCGCCGCGCTGCTGGGTGGAGCGTCGCTCCTTTTCATGGCCGGCACGGCGTCGGCCCAACAGGCGGCCGAAAGCGGTACGGCGGCGCCTGCGCCGCAAAGCGGCGTGGAAGGCAGCGCCGATACCGCGGGGCAAGACATCGTCGTCACGGCGTCGCGCCTGTCGCGCAGCGGATATACGGCGCCCACGCCTACGACCGTCATCGGCCAGGAATTTCTGGAATCGCGCGCCATTACCAATGTCGGCGATGCGATCAACCGGGTTCCCGCCTTCCGCGCGGCGGTGTCGCCCAATGCCGGCGGCCTCGGGAATACCGGCGCTTTCCTGGCGGATCTGCGCGGATTGGGACCGACGCGCACGCTTGTGCTGCTGGATCGGGGCCGTTTGCCGCAGACGATAGTGCCGGGCGTCACCACCACGGCGGGATCGACCGACCTGAACGTCATTCCGACGGTATTGATCCGCAATTCCGACGTCGTCACCGGGGGCGCGTCGGCGGCTTACGGGTCCGATGCGGTGGCAGGTGTCATCAATTTCCAGATCGACGACAAGTTCGAAGGTATCAAGGGGTCCGTCCAATATAGCCAGACCCGTTATAAGGACGCGAAGAGCAAGTTCGCCACCCTGGCCGGCGGCACCAGCTTCGCCGACGGACGCGGCCATATCGTCGCGGGTTTCGAATATAATGATGATGGCGGGACTGGCTACTACAACACGGCGCGCGGATGGGGGCGGCAGGCGTGGAACAGCGCGGTCATCGCCAACCGGCCTGCCGGCACGCCCAGCACGGTCCTGGGTCCGAACGGCAACTATTATGGCGCGGCGAGCAGCGGCGGCGTGATCCAGACCGCCGGCGCGCTTCGCGGTCTGGCGTTCGTGCCGACGGCGAATGGCGGGGTGACGACGACGACGTTCAGCCGGGGCCTCAGCAACATGACGGCGAGCCTCGACTTCTTTACGCCCGAGGCGCTCGCAGCGAATGCCGCCGCGGGAATCAACAACCTCAATACGCAGCAACTCAGGCCCGAACAGACGCGCTACAGCGCGATGGGCCGCGTGTCGTTCGACCTCAATGACAGCCTGACCGTCTATGTCGAACCGCTTTATTCCAACGTCACCACCACGGGTATCATCCTGGTGCGTCGCGACGGCGCGGGCGCCGGCCCTGCGCTCAACATCGCGCGGGACAATCCTTATCTCGCCCAGGCGCTGACCGCGGAGCAACTGGCGCAGGTGCCGACGACAGGTCTGGCTATCGGCTATTCGGGACAGGCTTTCGGACCCAATGTCCGCCGCATCGAGAATGAGGTGATCCGGGTTCAGAGCGGCGTGAAGGGCGACCTGGGCGGATCTTGGAAATGGGACGCGTCCTATCTGTTCGGACAGAATACATCGGACGTCCGGATCAGCAACAATTTCAACAACGTCAATTTCCGCAACGCGCTCGATGCGGTTTCGGTGGACGGCCAGATCGTTTGCCGCAACGCCGCTGCCCGCGCCGCAGGGTGCGTGCCCATCAACATTCTTGGTACCCCCCATGTCTCGGACGCCGCCAAGTCCTACATTCTGGGCACCGCGACGGGCAGGGGCCGGACGAGGCTGCATGATTTCGCCGCGAACATCCAGGGTGAGCCTTTCTCTACCTGGGCCGGGCCGGTGTCGGTCGGCGTCGGCGCGGAATATCGGCGGGAATCGGTCGAACTGACGACCGACGCGCTGTCGCGATCGAATAGCTGGCTCTCGGGCACCGGGCTGACCCTTCCGCAAGTCAGCCAGAACGTCAAAGAAGTCTATGCTGAAGCCATCGTGCCGCTGGCGCAGGATATGGCCTTCGCGCGCAAGATAGAGTTCAACGGCGCCGCCCGCCTGACCGATTACAGCACGTCGGGCAGCGTCACCACCTGGAAGGCGGGTTTGACCTGGGAAGTGATCGATGGCCTGATGTTCCGCACCACGCGGTCGCGCGACATCCGCGCGCCTAACCTGATCGATCTGTTCACGCCCCAGACCCAGTCTCTGCCCTTGCCCGCCGATCCGCGTCCCGGAATCGCGGCTCCGACCAACAGCGCCGGATTCATCGTGGGCGGCAATGCCGACCTCAAGCCGGAAAAGTCGATCACCCAGACGGTCGGCGTGACCTGGCAGCCGTCCTTCCTGCGCGCGCTGCGCCTGTCGGTCGACTATTATAATATCGGGATCAAGGACGCGATCACGTCCACCGGTACGCAGGGTGTCGTCAACAACTGCTTCGTCGGCGGGATTTATACGGGCAATAGCTGGTGCTCGCTGATCAGTTTCGCCAATAATGATCCTGTTGCGGGCCAGTTGACCGGCGTGCGCGGCATCACCGCCAACGTCGCGCAATTCAAGACCCGCGGCCTGGATTTCCAGGCGACCTACAGCCAGAATCTGGACGATGTCGGCTTGGCGGGCACGCTGACGACCAACCTGCTAGCGACGCACGTCATGTCGTTCAAATCGTCCATCGACGTGTCGACCCTGTTCCCCAACGGCATCGACCGTGCCGGTCAGACCGGCGCGCAGTTCGGTGGCCCGGCCGGCCTCCCCAAATGGTTGTTCAACCTGACGCTGGATTATGAACTGGACCGTCTCGGCCTGAACGCCAATGTCCGCTATGTGTCGCCTTCGAGCCAGAATAACGGATTGTTCGGGCCTGACGAGCCGGAATATAATCCGGCGCTGACCACCAGCATCAGCAACAATAATATCCCGGCGGTCGCCTATCTCGACCTGGGCGCGCGATACAGCTTTGGCGCGGACAAGCAGTTCACGGTCTATTTCAACGTCGACAATGTGTTCGACAAAGACCCGCCATTGCCCGCTAACGGCAGCGCCTATTATGATCTGATGGGCCGGACCTACAAGGGCGGCGTGCGGTTCAAATTCTAACACGATTACGCCCGGCACCGGAGCTTTTCGGCTCTGGCGCCGGGCGTGGCATCCATCGGGTCCGGCGTTCTGCAAGGTCGATGTCGACAGGAGGAAATCATCCGCAGTCTCACCTCTTTGATAGCCATCGGCATCGGTTTGGCTGCATCGGCCAGCGCCGCGCCGGTCGCCAAGCAGAACCCGCACGTCACCCTCGATCAGGGGGCGATCGAAGGGATCGGAATGTCTTCGGGCGGGCAGGCTTATCTGGGCATTCCCTATGCTGCGCCGCCGGTGCGCGACCTGCGCTGGCGCGACCCGCAGCCGCCCAAGCGCTGGAACGGCACCTATCATGCGGACCATTATGCCCCGCAATGTACGCAGCCGCAGCGCGGGGTGATGACCAACCAATATTCGGGCGCGGAAATCGCCAGCGAGGATTGCCTCTACCTCAACGTCTGGACGACCGCCGCGCTGAAGAAGGCGCCGGTCATCGTCTATATTCATGGCGGTGGCTTCTATGTCGGATCGTCCAGCATGGCGCTCTACGGGGGCGAAGCGGTCAGCCGCGAAGGCGCGGTCTTCGTCAATTTCAACTATCGCCTGGGCGCGCTGGGTTTCCTCGCGCACCCGGAACTCTCCGCGGAATCGTCGCACAAATCATCGGGCAACTATGCCTTTCTCGACCAGATCGCGGCGCTGCAATGGGTCCGGCGCAATATCGCGCGGTTCGGCGGCGATCCCGACAATGTGACGATCGCGGGCCAGTCCGCCGGCTCGATGTCCGTCGGCGCGCTGCAGGCCTCCCCGCTCGCGCGCGGCCTGTTCCATCGCGCCGTCGGCATGAGCGG
Encoded proteins:
- a CDS encoding sensor histidine kinase, which translates into the protein MTDLPEDGDRGVAPPIALYSILGFWFFYALLVSLRAAIVGFESQGEMAVRRIIVTVIGIIVTWILYLALRRFDAKPLSIRIVAAFSLAAPFALAMAAANYYIFNVYDPGNFISEGEMIKMTKEQGYLLVSIVEDALSRYFFLAAWAGLYLALSYASEAHRTERRAARLEKAAQQAELRSLRYQVNPHFLFNTLNSLSTLVMRNRPDEAEQMIMSLSNFYRTSLTGDPLDDVPLEEEVHLQKLYLDIEAVRFPDRLHTVIDIPPALMSACVPGLILQPLVENAIKYGVSRTSSPVEIRITAREDGGLMHIAVTDDGDNPPSLSDSGSGIGLANVRDRLTARFGESGRIAYGPREGDGFSVLLTLPIIRRGC
- a CDS encoding winged helix-turn-helix domain-containing protein, with the protein product MLKIKIQIYCGDQIAMGPGKADLLDAIAAEGSISAAGRKLGMSYRRCWLLVDVMNRCWAQPLVATSSEGARLTEMGVTVLRDYRALQQAASDAGDEGWPTLERRLRAEPLAAQAAE
- a CDS encoding STAS/SEC14 domain-containing protein, coding for MYDINFRHDINLLDISWHGLFSGEAVAAYAREVRARFVTEGFSPGYRLRMDMRRSAVQPQDAVAAFREHLGEGLFPRASRIAIVTPSAIAKLQVRREMTQSYLRIFADADEAFVWLMEVQTAAA
- a CDS encoding TonB-dependent receptor; this encodes MATGMKMAAAVLMGSAALTGGMAQAAEGDAGDGAIVVVTARLREEDPQQVPAALSIVSGEELTRTYTVNVSQLSQLVPALNYSSANPRNTAFTIRGLGSSVVAVSQANDGLEPGVGFYVDGVYHARPATAAFDFTDIERVEVLRGPQGTLFGKNTTAGAINILSKKPGFDWGGEAELSYGSRNFRQARAAVTGPVAGDVLAFRLSGSVTRQDGSIRNIVRDEDQNEIHNDAIRGQLLFAPSDDFSLRLIGDWSNFKNNCCAQVHVRVAPTLKPAAQQYAALAANAPGGAYAPPSTNPYDRVTDNDAPLGVDTNEGGVSGIAEWRLGGATLTSISAWRFWNWDAGNDRDYTGLHIQTTQHIPSRQDQFSQEFRIGSNTPGNVDYVAGLYYFHQKIVGHPISIYGPLATYWLLPGRPANLLDGYQTAGRTDFRSESFGIFGEVTWRPLARLAVTGGIRYTYEEKDGVYDVTAFGGLTSGLTPALVSDKNSILRSQSYSAHLGDGSASGRVNIAYDLTDRVMAYASFARGQKSGGINMSGLPVYPAGVPGHASGDPILSTVTVRPEKNSTWEGGVKTRLLDDALTFNIDAYYTRVTDFQANVVDSAAVIALRSYLANIPKVTVKGIEFDAAARVGTRLTLRAAGAYSDGVYSSYPKGPCPIEKTGSGTAQCDLSGQAMPGLPKWTGSAGGEYRLPVSMAGREGEVVLRADAVTRTKIFGDATGSAYTVIKGYTLVNGSIGYRTPRWEVAVFARNIFDKNYMQNLTVQAGNSGLIVGTPSDPRTIGVTLRTALGG
- a CDS encoding TonB-dependent receptor domain-containing protein, producing the protein MRYHEDVAKSHSHFLGSRAALLRAALLGGASLLFMAGTASAQQAAESGTAAPAPQSGVEGSADTAGQDIVVTASRLSRSGYTAPTPTTVIGQEFLESRAITNVGDAINRVPAFRAAVSPNAGGLGNTGAFLADLRGLGPTRTLVLLDRGRLPQTIVPGVTTTAGSTDLNVIPTVLIRNSDVVTGGASAAYGSDAVAGVINFQIDDKFEGIKGSVQYSQTRYKDAKSKFATLAGGTSFADGRGHIVAGFEYNDDGGTGYYNTARGWGRQAWNSAVIANRPAGTPSTVLGPNGNYYGAASSGGVIQTAGALRGLAFVPTANGGVTTTTFSRGLSNMTASLDFFTPEALAANAAAGINNLNTQQLRPEQTRYSAMGRVSFDLNDSLTVYVEPLYSNVTTTGIILVRRDGAGAGPALNIARDNPYLAQALTAEQLAQVPTTGLAIGYSGQAFGPNVRRIENEVIRVQSGVKGDLGGSWKWDASYLFGQNTSDVRISNNFNNVNFRNALDAVSVDGQIVCRNAAARAAGCVPINILGTPHVSDAAKSYILGTATGRGRTRLHDFAANIQGEPFSTWAGPVSVGVGAEYRRESVELTTDALSRSNSWLSGTGLTLPQVSQNVKEVYAEAIVPLAQDMAFARKIEFNGAARLTDYSTSGSVTTWKAGLTWEVIDGLMFRTTRSRDIRAPNLIDLFTPQTQSLPLPADPRPGIAAPTNSAGFIVGGNADLKPEKSITQTVGVTWQPSFLRALRLSVDYYNIGIKDAITSTGTQGVVNNCFVGGIYTGNSWCSLISFANNDPVAGQLTGVRGITANVAQFKTRGLDFQATYSQNLDDVGLAGTLTTNLLATHVMSFKSSIDVSTLFPNGIDRAGQTGAQFGGPAGLPKWLFNLTLDYELDRLGLNANVRYVSPSSQNNGLFGPDEPEYNPALTTSISNNNIPAVAYLDLGARYSFGADKQFTVYFNVDNVFDKDPPLPANGSAYYDLMGRTYKGGVRFKF